A window of the Rhodoferax sp. GW822-FHT02A01 genome harbors these coding sequences:
- a CDS encoding glycosyltransferase family A protein, protein MKKLSIISHFYNHPDMVLRQIRYWETLPESFLSQVEFILVDDCSEERPEFFATNIDLKVFRITTDIPWNQAGARNLGIFNASGEWALYFDIDQHFYAEPMHMVLNQLHILNKNTLYYFKIKELVDTTNNTTLTSHPSTFLVDVATFKRQGMYDEDFAGHYGYEDLYMPRVWERNGGVRTLFSTPDFFEDTNFGTSSLSRDLSRNAALGLEKIRNGTRNSVGILRFEWEQVPVPCLA, encoded by the coding sequence CTGGGAAACGCTGCCCGAATCATTCCTGAGCCAGGTCGAGTTCATTCTGGTGGACGACTGCTCCGAAGAGCGACCGGAGTTTTTTGCAACCAACATCGACCTCAAGGTATTCCGCATCACTACCGACATCCCCTGGAACCAGGCCGGTGCGCGCAATCTGGGCATCTTCAATGCCAGCGGCGAATGGGCGCTGTATTTCGACATCGATCAGCACTTCTACGCAGAGCCCATGCACATGGTTCTGAACCAGCTGCATATCCTGAACAAGAACACCCTGTACTACTTCAAGATCAAGGAGCTGGTGGATACCACCAACAACACTACACTTACCTCGCACCCCAGCACCTTCCTGGTGGACGTGGCGACCTTCAAGCGCCAAGGCATGTACGACGAGGACTTCGCCGGGCATTACGGCTATGAAGACCTGTACATGCCGCGGGTCTGGGAGCGCAACGGGGGCGTGCGCACGCTCTTCAGCACGCCGGACTTTTTCGAGGACACCAATTTTGGTACGTCCAGCCTCAGCCGTGACTTGAGCCGCAACGCGGCACTGGGTCTGGAGAAGATCCGCAACGGCACGCGCAACTCGGTGGGCATTCTGCGCTTTGAGTGGGAACAGGTTCCAGTTCCATGTCTGGCCTGA
- a CDS encoding methyltransferase domain-containing protein, with translation MSLTTRPCPICSSTEAQPCLDNPMAAVGGFDMSYKVVRCSHCGFHYAQELPDADTFSAYYQSVSKYDAPDSVAPVDRARIDATVRFLEGRVGKSERIADLGCGYGALLGGLQAAGWQHLEGLDPAPNAAQCALKMFGVRNIHRGLMSEAHTVLDLQSVDLVCIMCVLEHLPQLRQDMAKLVSRLRPGCKILLEVPAIECFLHPDCEPFGEFSLEHIQFFDMASLANLMQSLGAKQLALELLDLPMVASGSMLGLFEWSGSIPQEPTFQRSETGALQAYIEESQRQLDRALQRVPAGPVIVYGAGSHTARLLAHLEKIPGCEVRGIVDSNPNLEGKRMGRWTVRAPSSIHETPDTAVLVSSFRSQQAIAAHLRKTAPNPLVLLYH, from the coding sequence ATGAGCCTGACGACCCGCCCCTGCCCCATCTGCTCCAGCACGGAAGCACAACCCTGCCTGGACAACCCCATGGCCGCGGTGGGCGGTTTCGACATGAGCTACAAGGTGGTGCGTTGCAGCCACTGCGGCTTCCATTACGCCCAGGAGTTGCCCGACGCCGACACCTTCAGCGCCTACTACCAGTCGGTGTCCAAGTACGACGCGCCGGATTCGGTGGCACCCGTGGACAGGGCCCGCATCGACGCCACGGTGCGCTTCCTGGAAGGCCGCGTCGGCAAGTCCGAACGCATTGCCGACCTGGGCTGCGGCTACGGTGCGCTGCTTGGTGGCCTGCAGGCAGCGGGCTGGCAACACCTAGAGGGACTGGACCCGGCACCCAACGCAGCGCAGTGCGCACTGAAGATGTTTGGCGTGCGCAATATCCACCGCGGCCTGATGTCCGAGGCCCACACGGTGCTGGACCTGCAGTCGGTCGATCTGGTGTGCATCATGTGTGTGCTGGAACACCTGCCCCAGCTGCGCCAGGACATGGCCAAGCTGGTGTCACGCCTGCGTCCTGGCTGCAAGATCCTGCTGGAAGTGCCTGCCATCGAGTGTTTCCTCCATCCCGACTGCGAGCCCTTTGGCGAGTTCTCGCTCGAACACATCCAGTTTTTTGACATGGCCTCTTTGGCAAACCTCATGCAATCCCTGGGTGCCAAGCAACTGGCGCTGGAATTGCTGGACTTGCCCATGGTCGCATCCGGCTCCATGCTGGGGCTGTTCGAATGGAGCGGCAGCATTCCCCAAGAGCCCACCTTCCAACGTTCCGAAACAGGCGCCCTGCAGGCCTACATCGAGGAGTCACAGCGCCAGTTGGACCGTGCCTTGCAGCGGGTTCCCGCCGGGCCAGTGATCGTCTACGGCGCGGGCTCGCACACGGCGCGCCTGCTGGCCCATCTGGAAAAAATACCGGGTTGCGAGGTGCGCGGCATTGTCGACAGCAACCCCAACCTGGAAGGCAAGCGCATGGGCCGCTGGACCGTGCGCGCACCGTCCAGCATCCACGAAACCCCGGACACTGCGGTGCTGGTGTCCTCGTTCCGCTCCCAGCAAGCCATAGCCGCGCATCTGCGCAAGACCGCACCCAACCCCCTGGTGTTGCTCTACCACTGA
- a CDS encoding FkbM family methyltransferase, whose product MTPSVLEELHALPQRYASRQSRDLPAGKPVWIFGTGQFGRDLCGALQKTGHPVAGFVETKPSAAQVLGLPVLGWQQWSPAHTAEPLCVGIFNRGMPLDQLEALARQSGAQDVYLPWDLYHSLKQQLDWRFWLSEPERILDQTDAIAAALDCMDDEVSQRCMLDIAAFRLGLKTAYGSFQHDENQYFNPLTLNDQQGKALRFVDGGAYNGDTYLELCSLADVQTAYLFEPDTANFAQLTKNVVQTGRAAQCLPLGLSDSYRILSFNAGSGEGAAISENGTAHIAVAALDDVLAGCTVDFIKLDVEGAELQALQGARKLIQRSRPVLALSLYHCPQDLWELPLALSSLCEDYRFHVRQHYFNSFDSVLYAVPRHR is encoded by the coding sequence ATGACCCCATCAGTGCTGGAAGAACTGCACGCCCTGCCTCAGCGATATGCCAGCCGGCAGTCCAGGGACTTGCCCGCCGGCAAGCCCGTCTGGATCTTCGGCACCGGTCAGTTTGGGCGCGATCTGTGTGGCGCACTGCAAAAGACCGGCCACCCGGTGGCCGGCTTTGTGGAGACCAAACCATCGGCCGCGCAAGTGCTAGGCCTGCCCGTGCTCGGATGGCAGCAATGGTCACCTGCGCATACCGCTGAACCCTTGTGCGTAGGCATCTTCAACCGTGGCATGCCACTGGACCAGCTTGAAGCCCTGGCGCGGCAATCGGGTGCACAGGACGTCTATCTTCCCTGGGATCTGTACCACTCTCTCAAGCAGCAACTGGACTGGCGCTTCTGGCTCAGCGAGCCCGAACGCATCCTGGACCAGACCGATGCCATCGCTGCGGCACTGGACTGCATGGACGACGAGGTCAGCCAGCGTTGCATGTTGGACATCGCCGCATTCCGCCTGGGCCTCAAGACTGCGTACGGTAGCTTCCAGCATGACGAAAACCAGTACTTCAATCCGCTGACCCTGAATGACCAGCAGGGCAAGGCACTGCGCTTTGTCGATGGTGGTGCCTACAACGGCGACACCTATCTGGAACTGTGCAGTCTGGCCGACGTACAGACGGCTTACCTGTTCGAGCCCGACACAGCCAACTTCGCCCAACTGACAAAGAATGTTGTCCAGACCGGACGCGCGGCGCAATGCCTGCCCCTGGGGCTGTCGGATTCCTACCGCATCTTGAGTTTCAACGCCGGTAGCGGCGAGGGTGCCGCCATCTCCGAGAACGGCACCGCCCACATTGCGGTTGCCGCACTGGACGACGTTCTCGCAGGCTGCACCGTAGATTTCATCAAGCTGGATGTGGAAGGCGCTGAACTCCAAGCCCTGCAAGGGGCTCGCAAGCTGATCCAGCGTTCACGCCCGGTGCTGGCCTTGTCGCTCTATCACTGCCCGCAAGATCTGTGGGAGTTGCCGCTGGCGCTCTCCAGCCTGTGCGAGGACTACCGCTTTCACGTGCGCCAGCATTACTTCAACAGCTTTGACAGCGTGCTGTACGCGGTGCCGCGGCACCGCTAG
- a CDS encoding N-acetylneuraminate synthase family protein: protein MGYVTQRDRDLFENFFVLELANNHWGKLDRGLKIIRDHAAIVRYNNVKAAIKLQFRDVDEFIHPEFKGNTENRYIKKTEDTKLSRADFARMVEEIRYLSCIPMATPFDEASVDLCVEFDMPIIKIASSDMNDWVLIEKIASTRRPTIVSTGGASEKDLDDLVRFYEKRDIPLAINHCVSLYPSEDGELELDQIDYLKNRYPNHVIGLSTHEYHDWHSSMLISYGKGARSWERHIDIDYEGVPVSTYCSKPEQCDTWFKAFHKAAEMCGGRSQSKRIISKKEIEYLDALVRGAYAKKDLEPGYVFTKESFERDFYLAIPLRKGQLSCREVMNGELLSNGIKADEPLTINHVSGPYSQNEGLKSLILNRGL, encoded by the coding sequence ATGGGATACGTAACGCAAAGAGACCGCGATCTGTTCGAGAACTTCTTCGTTCTGGAGCTTGCCAACAACCACTGGGGCAAGCTGGACCGCGGCCTCAAGATCATCCGGGACCACGCTGCCATCGTGCGCTACAACAACGTCAAGGCCGCCATCAAGCTGCAGTTCCGCGACGTGGACGAATTCATCCACCCTGAATTCAAGGGCAACACCGAGAACCGCTACATCAAGAAGACGGAAGACACCAAGCTCAGCCGCGCGGACTTTGCCCGCATGGTGGAGGAGATCCGCTACCTCAGCTGCATCCCCATGGCCACGCCGTTTGACGAGGCATCGGTGGACCTGTGCGTCGAGTTCGACATGCCCATCATCAAGATCGCCAGCTCGGACATGAACGACTGGGTGCTGATCGAGAAGATTGCCTCCACCCGCCGTCCCACCATCGTGTCCACCGGCGGCGCATCGGAAAAGGACCTGGACGACCTGGTGCGCTTCTACGAAAAACGTGACATCCCTCTGGCCATCAACCACTGCGTGTCCCTGTACCCTTCCGAAGACGGCGAGCTGGAACTGGACCAGATTGATTACCTGAAGAACCGCTACCCCAATCACGTGATCGGCCTGTCCACCCACGAGTACCACGACTGGCACTCGTCCATGCTGATTTCCTACGGCAAGGGTGCGCGCAGCTGGGAGCGCCACATCGATATCGATTACGAAGGCGTTCCGGTTTCCACCTATTGCTCCAAGCCGGAGCAGTGCGACACCTGGTTCAAGGCCTTCCACAAGGCCGCCGAAATGTGCGGAGGCCGCAGCCAGTCCAAGCGCATCATCTCCAAGAAGGAAATCGAATACCTGGACGCCCTGGTGCGCGGCGCCTATGCCAAGAAAGATCTGGAACCTGGCTACGTGTTCACCAAGGAAAGCTTCGAACGCGACTTTTACCTCGCCATTCCGCTGCGCAAAGGTCAGCTGTCCTGCCGCGAAGTCATGAACGGTGAACTGCTTTCCAACGGCATCAAGGCCGACGAACCGCTCACCATCAACCACGTCAGTGGCCCCTACAGCCAGAACGAAGGCCTCAAGAGCCTGATTCTGAATCGCGGCCTGTAA
- a CDS encoding thiamine pyrophosphate-binding protein yields MKTVAEQIADWLVRRGIEQVFTVTGGGSMFLNQALGAHPGLRCTFMHHEQACAMAAEGYARIAGKPAVVMLTTGPGSINAFNGVYGAFTDSIPMIVISGQVKRETCLSFHDLPGLRQLGDQEGPTVAMAAPICKSATLIRDAAHVQTVLPAAYSLAITGRPGPVWIDIPLDVQSSKETLTIPDPAPMAPPQDNGLEAACMAIVERLKQSNRPLLLGGTGVRLAGATELLRQLVEQTGIPLATAWTHDLIASDHPLFAGRPGTIGTRSGNFCLQNADLVLVIGSRLNIRQTSYNWDSFGKNAWIVQVDVDPAELAKPGVQADLRVQADAKAFISKLLSVLARQTLPSYAQWGAWCRDIGERYHARREHTQKPGATLNPYVIVDRIFRQMRDDDVAACGNASACILPFQMAHLTSNQRLFSNSGSASMGFDLPSAIGASFAGTPDNRRRVICFAGDGSLQMNIQELQTLKTTGRNVVIVVLNNAGYLSIWQTHENFFGRVIGATPASGVEFPDFEAVATAYGIKAATIRTEADLARMDSLLQEDGPLLLNVIVDPRQEFVPRIKSRVDENGKFVTPELDDMHPFLERAELQSVAESARAIRAVA; encoded by the coding sequence ATGAAGACGGTTGCAGAACAGATTGCCGACTGGCTGGTACGGCGGGGAATCGAACAGGTCTTCACCGTCACCGGCGGCGGCTCCATGTTTTTGAACCAGGCACTGGGGGCCCACCCGGGCCTGCGTTGCACCTTCATGCACCACGAGCAAGCCTGTGCCATGGCGGCAGAAGGCTACGCGCGCATTGCCGGCAAACCGGCGGTGGTGATGCTCACCACCGGCCCCGGTTCCATCAACGCCTTCAACGGCGTGTATGGCGCCTTCACCGACTCCATCCCCATGATCGTGATTTCCGGACAGGTCAAGCGCGAAACCTGCCTGTCCTTCCACGATCTGCCCGGATTGCGCCAGCTGGGCGACCAGGAGGGGCCCACCGTGGCCATGGCCGCGCCCATCTGCAAGAGCGCCACGCTGATACGCGACGCCGCCCATGTGCAGACGGTGCTGCCCGCAGCCTATTCGCTGGCCATCACCGGCCGGCCCGGACCGGTGTGGATTGACATTCCGCTGGACGTGCAATCTTCCAAAGAGACCCTGACCATTCCAGACCCCGCCCCGATGGCTCCGCCACAGGACAACGGGCTGGAAGCTGCCTGCATGGCCATTGTCGAACGGCTCAAGCAGTCCAACCGTCCGCTGCTTCTGGGCGGCACCGGTGTGCGTCTGGCAGGTGCCACTGAGCTGTTGCGCCAGTTGGTGGAGCAGACCGGCATTCCCCTGGCCACGGCCTGGACCCATGATCTGATTGCCTCCGACCATCCGCTGTTTGCCGGACGCCCCGGCACCATCGGCACCCGCTCCGGCAACTTCTGCCTGCAAAACGCGGACCTGGTCCTCGTCATCGGTTCGCGCCTGAACATTCGCCAGACCAGCTACAACTGGGACTCCTTCGGCAAGAATGCCTGGATCGTGCAGGTCGATGTGGACCCTGCCGAACTGGCCAAGCCCGGTGTACAGGCCGACCTGCGCGTGCAGGCCGATGCCAAGGCATTCATCAGCAAGCTTCTCTCAGTGCTGGCGCGCCAGACCTTGCCCAGCTACGCCCAGTGGGGCGCCTGGTGCCGCGACATTGGCGAGCGCTACCACGCCCGCCGCGAGCACACGCAAAAGCCCGGCGCCACACTGAACCCCTACGTGATCGTGGACCGCATCTTCCGCCAGATGCGCGATGACGACGTGGCCGCCTGTGGCAACGCCTCGGCCTGCATCCTGCCGTTCCAGATGGCCCACCTCACCTCTAACCAGCGCCTGTTCAGCAACTCGGGCTCTGCCTCGATGGGCTTTGACCTGCCTTCGGCCATTGGCGCCTCCTTTGCCGGCACGCCCGACAACCGCCGACGCGTGATCTGCTTTGCCGGCGACGGCAGCCTGCAGATGAACATCCAGGAATTGCAAACCCTCAAGACCACCGGCCGCAACGTCGTGATCGTGGTACTCAACAACGCGGGCTACCTGTCCATCTGGCAGACCCATGAGAACTTCTTCGGCCGCGTGATCGGTGCCACCCCCGCATCGGGCGTGGAGTTCCCCGACTTTGAAGCCGTAGCCACCGCCTATGGCATCAAGGCCGCCACCATCCGCACCGAAGCCGACCTGGCCCGCATGGACAGTCTGCTGCAGGAAGACGGCCCGTTGCTGCTCAACGTGATAGTGGACCCGCGCCAGGAGTTTGTGCCGCGCATCAAGTCGCGGGTAGATGAGAACGGCAAGTTCGTCACCCCCGAGCTGGACGACATGCACCCGTTCCTGGAACGTGCCGAGCTCCAGTCGGTGGCCGAGTCGGCCCGTGCCATCCGGGCTGTCGCCTGA
- a CDS encoding HAD hydrolase-like protein codes for MPTLRILEHLGWSGFFEGVFGVDSLAAGQTPKGQVIAHITREFGLQATRSLYVGDRFEDYDAASTAGLPFALATWGFSEANALVPPACARLPDTSALYQLVNHSSLG; via the coding sequence GTGCCCACCCTGCGCATCCTGGAGCACCTGGGGTGGAGCGGATTCTTCGAAGGCGTGTTTGGGGTGGACTCCCTCGCGGCCGGCCAGACACCCAAAGGCCAGGTGATTGCCCACATCACGCGGGAATTCGGACTGCAGGCCACGCGCAGCCTGTACGTGGGCGACCGCTTCGAGGACTATGACGCCGCTTCCACTGCCGGTCTGCCCTTTGCCCTGGCCACCTGGGGTTTCAGCGAAGCCAACGCACTGGTGCCCCCAGCCTGTGCGCGGCTACCCGACACCAGTGCGCTCTATCAGCTGGTAAACCACAGCAGCCTGGGCTAG
- a CDS encoding NAD(P)-dependent oxidoreductase: MTHSHILLTGGTGFFGKALLRHWIDRERKGQAPTRVTLLSRDPDRFATQHPALVEHHWLQLVRGDVCDAASLPQGQAFTHVLHAATDSTTGPQLTPQQRFDQIVDGTRHMLNLAVACGASRFLLTSSGGVYGAQPPDMEQIPEHCHTLPDPLNPAQAYSIGKRMAEHLCALTMQAHGLPIVVARCFAFVGPDLPLDVHFAIGNFIRDALQADSITVQGDGSPLRSYMDQRDLAQWLLALLTRGRAGQAYNVGSDHAVSIRELAHTVRDLLAPHKQVHVLGAPNPAAARNRYIPSIAKARQELGLDITISLEDAIRFTAQAHVRRTGTS; the protein is encoded by the coding sequence ATGACCCACAGCCACATCCTGCTGACCGGCGGCACCGGTTTTTTCGGCAAGGCCCTGCTGCGCCACTGGATCGACAGGGAACGCAAGGGCCAGGCGCCTACCCGGGTGACGCTGCTCTCACGCGACCCGGACCGGTTTGCGACCCAGCATCCGGCACTGGTGGAGCACCACTGGCTGCAGCTCGTCCGCGGCGATGTGTGCGATGCCGCCAGCCTGCCACAAGGCCAGGCCTTCACCCATGTGCTGCATGCGGCCACCGACTCCACCACCGGACCGCAACTGACGCCCCAGCAGCGCTTTGACCAGATTGTGGATGGCACGCGGCACATGCTGAACCTGGCCGTGGCCTGCGGCGCCAGCCGCTTCCTGCTGACCAGCTCGGGCGGTGTGTACGGCGCACAGCCGCCGGACATGGAGCAGATTCCCGAACATTGCCACACCCTGCCCGACCCGCTCAACCCGGCCCAGGCCTACAGCATCGGCAAGCGCATGGCCGAGCACCTGTGCGCGCTGACCATGCAGGCCCATGGCCTTCCCATCGTGGTGGCGCGCTGCTTTGCCTTCGTGGGCCCGGACCTGCCGCTGGACGTGCACTTCGCCATTGGCAACTTCATCCGCGATGCCCTGCAGGCCGACAGCATCACCGTACAGGGCGATGGCAGTCCGCTGCGCTCCTACATGGACCAGCGCGACCTGGCGCAGTGGCTGTTGGCGCTCCTGACCCGAGGCCGCGCAGGCCAGGCCTACAACGTAGGATCCGACCACGCCGTCAGCATCCGGGAGCTGGCGCATACCGTGCGCGATCTGCTGGCTCCCCACAAGCAGGTCCATGTGCTGGGCGCGCCCAATCCGGCGGCCGCACGCAACCGCTACATTCCCAGCATTGCCAAGGCTCGGCAGGAGCTGGGACTGGACATCACCATCAGTCTGGAAGATGCCATTCGCTTCACGGCACAGGCCCATGTGCGCCGCACCGGCACTTCATGA
- a CDS encoding HAD hydrolase-like protein, which produces MKAAFDAVVFDLDGTLIDSAPGILQGFELAFSRCAVTPRQPWTPALIGPPLLQTIAMQCASQDPVLLESLRQAFMTCYDTEGYRMSTAYDGIHAVLQALRGMACGCSSPPTSASCPPCASWSTWGGADSSKACLGWTPSRPARHPKAR; this is translated from the coding sequence ATGAAGGCAGCATTCGATGCTGTCGTGTTCGACCTGGACGGCACCCTCATCGACAGCGCACCCGGCATCCTGCAGGGGTTTGAACTCGCCTTTTCCCGTTGCGCAGTCACGCCACGCCAGCCCTGGACGCCGGCACTGATAGGGCCGCCCCTGCTGCAGACCATTGCCATGCAATGTGCGTCGCAAGACCCTGTGCTGCTGGAAAGCCTGCGCCAGGCGTTCATGACCTGCTACGACACCGAGGGCTACCGCATGAGCACCGCCTACGACGGCATCCATGCCGTGTTGCAGGCCTTGCGCGGGATGGCCTGCGGCTGTTCATCGCCACCAACAAGCGCATCGTGCCCACCCTGCGCATCCTGGAGCACCTGGGGTGGAGCGGATTCTTCGAAGGCGTGTTTGGGGTGGACTCCCTCGCGGCCGGCCAGACACCCAAAGGCCAGGTGA
- a CDS encoding glycosyltransferase family 10, with protein sequence MNDVQPLPGRSHASGARTLRIALWCLYEGIVKDGYLFKHRDAGLGADLLKAWCDLYDYGRTQGFEFLTFDQVQDWDSVDAILLCDRPLPGNPLVEAAMQSRAAKYLITSECPIIYQPSWDPQYHRQFRRVWTWDDSLVDGSFYLKSNSVTDPVLACDFEQQKARFHERKLVTLIAGAKSSQHPNELYSHRVRAIRWFESEAPEHFDLYGMGWNQEQFPSYRGAVEDKLATLANYRFCICYENAQGLSGYITEKLLDCLRVGTIPVYGGAPNVTRWIPQDCFISINQFSDYFALFDFLRNMDAQTYAGYLDRIAQFITGPGYRPFSIACMIEGLTRTLDWDLRQPRLPGAMLEQNPVSLAMEVRPVDVPLIVWFPYDPQDPAQQKLRGLWQFFAGYFPTVQFYFVRHTAGLGQGEIRDNGSDLLVGQGTDLERAVHDMLLRRNPDHFLLFRASLEDVFDPDALRAHCMSLPADAWLQSAGCSLMGRGALESLRHAHPSLPRPQPQAWSAGVWLAHARSGDPLQAMEHMGHIVRKLAA encoded by the coding sequence GTGAACGACGTGCAACCCCTCCCCGGGCGCTCCCATGCCAGTGGCGCGCGCACCCTGCGCATTGCGCTGTGGTGCCTGTACGAGGGCATCGTCAAGGACGGCTACCTGTTCAAGCACCGCGATGCGGGCTTGGGCGCCGACCTGCTCAAGGCCTGGTGCGACCTCTACGACTATGGCCGCACGCAAGGCTTCGAATTCCTCACCTTCGACCAGGTGCAGGACTGGGACAGCGTGGATGCCATCCTCTTGTGCGACCGGCCCCTGCCCGGCAACCCGCTGGTGGAGGCTGCCATGCAATCGCGCGCGGCGAAGTACCTCATCACATCCGAGTGCCCCATCATCTACCAGCCCAGCTGGGACCCGCAGTACCACCGCCAGTTCCGCCGCGTCTGGACCTGGGACGACTCTTTGGTGGATGGCAGCTTCTACCTCAAGAGCAACTCGGTCACCGACCCGGTGCTGGCCTGCGACTTTGAGCAGCAGAAGGCCCGTTTCCACGAGCGCAAGCTGGTGACGCTGATTGCCGGCGCCAAGTCTTCGCAGCATCCCAACGAGCTGTACTCGCACCGTGTGCGCGCCATCCGCTGGTTCGAGTCCGAAGCACCGGAACATTTCGACCTGTATGGCATGGGCTGGAACCAGGAGCAGTTCCCCAGCTACCGGGGTGCGGTCGAAGACAAGCTGGCCACACTGGCCAACTACCGCTTCTGCATCTGCTACGAGAACGCCCAGGGCCTGAGCGGCTACATCACCGAAAAGTTGCTGGACTGCCTGCGCGTGGGCACCATCCCCGTGTACGGCGGTGCACCCAATGTGACGCGCTGGATTCCGCAGGACTGCTTCATCTCCATCAACCAGTTCAGCGACTACTTTGCGTTGTTCGACTTTCTGCGCAACATGGACGCGCAGACCTATGCAGGCTATCTGGACCGCATTGCGCAGTTCATCACCGGCCCAGGCTACCGGCCGTTTTCCATAGCCTGCATGATCGAAGGGCTGACGCGTACCCTGGACTGGGACCTGCGCCAACCCCGTTTGCCCGGTGCCATGTTGGAGCAGAACCCGGTCAGCCTGGCCATGGAGGTCAGACCGGTTGATGTGCCTCTCATCGTCTGGTTTCCCTACGACCCGCAGGACCCTGCACAGCAAAAGCTGCGTGGCCTCTGGCAGTTCTTCGCCGGCTACTTTCCCACGGTGCAGTTCTACTTCGTGCGCCACACGGCAGGCCTGGGCCAGGGCGAGATACGGGACAACGGGAGCGACCTGCTGGTGGGCCAAGGCACGGACCTGGAGCGTGCCGTGCATGACATGCTGTTGCGTCGCAATCCCGACCATTTCCTGCTGTTCAGGGCCTCCCTGGAAGATGTGTTCGATCCCGATGCACTGCGGGCCCACTGCATGAGTCTGCCGGCGGATGCCTGGCTGCAATCTGCTGGTTGCAGCCTGATGGGGCGTGGTGCCCTGGAATCATTGCGACATGCCCATCCGTCGCTGCCCCGGCCGCAGCCTCAGGCATGGAGCGCTGGTGTATGGCTGGCGCATGCGCGCAGCGGCGACCCACTGCAGGCGATGGAGCACATGGGGCACATCGTGCGCAAGCTCGCCGCCTGA